CCTTACTCATACGCCGGGTACGTCGACTGCTTGAGTACCCGTGCCAGATGCACCGCATTCCGTGCGGCGGCCGCGGTAGTCGCGGCCACCTGCTCGGGGACCCCGTCGAGGTCCTTGTAGTCCTCGGACCCCATGGCAGGGCCGGTCCAGTACGTGCAGCCCTGCGCCGGGATGCTGTAGCCGACATCGTTGAGGCCCTGGAACACGTCGGCGACCACCTTGTGCGCCCCGTCCTCGTTGCCCACGACGCTGACCAGCGCCACCTTGCCGGCCATGACGGGTCGGCCCTGGTCATCGGTGTTGGACAGTTCGGCGTCCAGCCGCTCCAGCACCCGCTGGGTCACCGATGACGGGTGTCCCAGCCAGATCGGGGTACTGAGCAGCAGAATGTCCGCGTCCAGCACCTTCTGCCGGATCTGCGGCCACTGGTCGCTGTCGCCCATATCGGCCTCCACACCTGGGGCGATGTGGAAGTCCACACAACGAACCGCTTCGCATACTGCGCCTTCCTTGCGAAGGGACTGGAAGACATGCTCGGCCATCAACTCGCTACTGGAGGGAGCCGGGCTCGGTTTCAGGCTGCAGACCAGCGCGATCGCGCGCACAGGTGAAGACTCGTCGGCGGTCATGCCTGCTGAAGTACCCGGTGCGCGGCAACCTGAACCGTTTCGCCGCCGACCGGGTCGGGTACCAGTGCTGCAACGCGACCACAGCCCCCCGGCGCGTCCATCCAAATGATCACTGCCTCAGGGAGGTTCATCATGAGTGCACCGGACATCCGCTCGACCGGCGATGTCGTCGACTATCTGAAGGCCCAGCACGCGACGATTCGGGAACTCTTCACCGAAGTTCTCGACGCGGCCGGCGCCGAGACCCGTGACCAGGCATTCACCCGTCTTCGCACCATGCTCGCCGTCCACGAGACGGCCGAGGAGATGGTGGTGCACCCGCGGGTCCGGCGCAAGATCGACGGCGGCGCGCAGATCGTGGACGAGCGGCTCGCCGAGGAGCACGACGCCAAGGTGCTGTTGCGCGACATCGAGCAACTCCCGCGCGACAGCGCGGAGTTCAGCAAGGCAGTCATTCACCTCCAGGCCGCCGTCCTCAAGCACGCGGAGGCCGAGGAGGAGCTCGAATTCACCGCACTGGAAGCGGAATTGGATGACGACGAGCTGAACAAGCTGGCCGATGCGGTCGCGGTCGCCGAACGGATCGCCCCGACCCACCCGCATCCCGGCGTCGAATCGGCCGCCGCCAACTTCGCCGCCGGTCCGTTCGCCTCCGTATTGGACCGGGCCCGCGACGCTCTCAGCGGGGTGTTGGCGTCCAGGACGTCCTGACCTCGGGCGCAGACCCGGAGGGCACGAACGTCACCGACGGCCGGGGCACCCGCCAGCGGGCGCAGCCCTCGTCGATCGCCTCGTCGACGGCCGTCGCGATCGCACCCAGCTCCGATTTGTCACCGTCGATCCAGGCCGCCGTGGGCCCGCCGGTCAAGCTGATCCGGGTCAACGGCGGCCCGCCGGATCGCATTTGGGCGATCCGGCCCAGCAGTTGCCCAGCAGCCGTGCCCCAGTCCACGGGCGCGCAACCTCCGACGTCGCTGTGCAATCCGATCACGTCGAGGCCTCCCTCGTCCGGCACCGCCGGGCATCCGTGGTCCACGTGCACGAGCGTGCCGGGCGGCGCGCAGGAGACGAGCACGCCGGCCTGCTGGCCGGTCGACACCACGAACCGCTGTACCCCGGCCGCCACCGCTTCCCGAATGGGCTCGGCGGCCCCACCGCAGCGCAGCACCACCTGAGCGACCGGCACACGGCACCAACCCGCCAGGTCCATCTCGGTCGAGTCGCCCGCGTACACCGTCACGCCGTGCGCCCGCACCCAGTCGGCCACCGCAGGATCGCCGAGCACTGCAGCGGGCAATCCGCACCCGGCCAGCGGTAACAATCGCCGGATGACCCGCATCGCGGCCGGCAGTCGGTGCCGGCCGCACGGTCGAGGCCTGTGCAGAACTGTCATGCATCCGGTGTACGCACCGAGCCTGCGTGCCCGCTGTGTGCTTTCGTAACGCCGGCCGTGCGCGGGTGCCCGCGCATGGAGTCCGTAAAGATGCCCGTAACGGGCGTCAAGGAACCATCAACGCGCAGGTCGGACCGGCTTTACCGGCATACGTTGGCGTCCGCGGACCACCACCTCCGGGGTCTGCGTCAACGATTTCAGGAGTGCTGATCACACCGTGACGACAGCGATATCCACCGTCATCTACCTCGCGCTGACCGTGGCGGTATTCGCCCTGCTCGGCCTGGTCCAGAGGTTGGTCGAACGACTGTGAACCTTGCCAACACCGTCGGCCTGGTGCTGGCGAGTCTGATCGCCCTGTTCCTGTTCGCCGCCCTGCTCTTCCCCGAGAGGTTCTAGTGACCACCACCACCGCGGGACTGCTGTTCCTGGCAGCACTCGTCGTCGTGCTGGCCGCCACCCACGCGCCGCTGGGCGACTACATGTACCGGGTTTACAACGGCGAGAAGAACACCCGCATCGAACGCGGCATCTACAAGCTGATCGGCGCCGACCCGAAGGCCGAGCAGACCTGGGGCGCCTACACCCGCAGCGTGCTCGCCTTCTCGGCGGTCAGCATCGTGTTCCTGTTCGTCCTCCAACTCGTGCAGGGCAAGCTGCCGCTGCACCTGAACGACCCGGGCACCCAGATGACCCCGGCGCTGGCCTGGAACACCGCCGTCAGCTTCGTGACGAACACCAACTGGCAGGCCTATTCCGGGGAGTCCACCCAGGGCCACCTGGTCCAGATGGCCGGCCTGGCGGTGCAGAACTTCGTCTCGGCGGCCGTCGGGATGGCCGTGGCGATCGCGTTCGTACGCGGCCTGGTCCGGCGCAGCACCGGCGACCTCGGCAATTTCTGGTCCGACCTGGTGCGCGGCAGCCTGCGAATTCTGTTGCCCATCTCCGTCATCGGCGCCATCATCCTGATCGCCGGTGGGGTCATCCAGAACTTTGCGCTGCACGACGAGGTGGTCAACACCATCGCCGGCGGGCAGCAGACCATCCCGGGCGGCCCGGTGGCCAGCCAGGAGGTCATCAAGGAGCTCGGTACCAACGGCGGCGGGTTCTACAACGTCAACTCCGCGCACCCATTCGAAAACCCCAACAGCTGGACCAATTTCCTCCAGATCCTGCTTATCTGCCTCATCCCGTTCGCGATGCCCCGCACCTTCGGCCGGATGGTCGGCGGAAAGCACGGGCGCCGTCAAGGTCTGGCGATCGTCGCCGTCATGGGCACCATCGCGACGTTGAGCGTCGGTCTCCTGATGCAGTTCCAACTGCAGGCGCACGGCACCGTGCCCAGTGCCGTCGGATCGGCCATGGAAGGGGTCGAACAACGGTTCGGTGTGGCCGATTCCGCGGTGTTCGCCGCGACGACAACCCTGACCTCCACCGGCGCGGTCGACTCATTCCACGACTCTTACACCAGCCTCGGCGGGCTGATCACCATGTTCAACATGCAGCTCGGTGAGGTCGCGCCCGGCGGCGTCGGCTCGGGCCTGTACGGCATGCTGATCCTGGCCATCATCACCGTGTTCGTGGCCGGTCTGATGGTGGGACGCACCCCGGAATACCTGGGCAAGAAGATCACCCCGCGGGAGATCAAGTTCGCCGCAACGTATTTCCTGATCACGCCGCTACTGGTACTGACCGGCACGGCGCTGGCCATGGCCATGCCCGGACAACGTGCGAGCATGCTCAACAGCGGACCGCACGGCCTGTCCGAGGTGCTGTACGCGTTCACCTCGGCGTCCAACAACAACGGCTCGGCGTTCGCCGGCATCAGCGTCAACACCGAGTGGTACAACACCGCGCTGGGCCTGGCCATGGTGTTCGGCCGATTCCTGCCCATCATATTCGTGCTCGCGCTGGCCGGTTCGCTTGCCGCGCAGGGCAAGACACCCGAGTCCGCCGGCACGCTACCCACCCATCGGCCGCAGTTCGTCGGAATGGTGGTCGGTGTGACGCTGATTCTGGTCGCGCTGACCTTCCTGCCCATGCTTGCGCTCGGCCCCCTCGCTGAAGGAATTCACTGATGCCCACCGCCACCACCATCGATGCGGCCACCACGACGCAGCCGCACAACCCCCAGAGGTCCGTCCGGGGTGGGCTGCTGGACCCGCGCATGCTGTGCAAGTCCCTGCCCGGTGCGCTGCGCAAGCTCGACCCGCGCACGCTGTGGCGCAACCCGGTCATGTTCATCGTCGAGATCGGGGCGGTACTGGCTACCTGGTGCGCCGTGCTGGATTCCAGCTGGTTTGCCTGGTTGATCGTCGGGTGGCTGTGGTTGACGGTCATCTTCGCCAACCTGGCCGAAGCCGTCGCCGAGGGCCGCGGTAAGGCGCAGGCAGCCAGCCTGCGCAAGGCCAAGACCGACACCATGGCCCGCCGGCTGACCGACTCGGGCCGCGAGGAGCAGGTCGCCGCCCCGCTGCTGCAGCGGGGCGATATCGTCGTCGTCGAGGCGGGGCAGACCATTCCCGGTGACGGCGACGTCATCGAAGGTATTGCCTCGGTGGATGAATCGGCCATCACGGGTGAATCCGCACCCGTGGTCCGTGAATCGGGCGGGGACCGCTCGGCGGTGACCGGTGGCACCACCGTGCTGTCCGACCGCATCGTCGTGAAGATCACCCAGAAACCCGGCGAGAGCTTCATCGACCGGATGATCGGCCTGGTCGAGGGCGCCAACCGGCAGAAGACCCCCAACGAGGTCGCGCTCAACATCTTGCTGGCCTCGTTGAGCATCATCTTCGTCTTCGCGGTCGCCACCCTGCAGCCGCTGGCCATCTTCTCCAAGGCCAACAACCCTGGTGTGCCGGACTCCTTGTCGCTCAACGGTGATGGTGTCACCGGCATCGTGCTGGTGGCACTGCTGGTCTGCCTGATCCCGACCACCATCGGCGCCCTGCTCAGCGCGATCGGCATCGCCGGCATGGACCGGCTGGTGCAGCGCAACGTGCTCGCCATGTCCGGCCGGGCCGTCGAGGCCGCAGGCGACGTGAACACCCTGCTGCTCGACAAGACCGGCACCATCACCCTCGGCAACCGGCAGGCCGCCGCGTTCACACCCCTGACCGGTGTCACCACCGAGCAGCTCGCCGACGCCGCCCAGTTGTCCAGCCTGGCCGACGAGACCCCCGAGGGCCGTTCCATCGTGGTGTTCGCCAAACAGGAGTTCGGTCTTCGGGCCCGCACCCCGGGCGAGCTGGAGAACGCCACCTGGGTTGAATTCAGCGCCACCACAAGGATGTCCGGCGTCGATGTCGGCGACCGCCGGCTTCGCAAGGGAGCGGCCGGGTCGGTTGCCGCCTGGATCCGCTCCGAGGGCGGCACCGTCCCCCCCGAACTCGACGATCTCGTCGAGAGCATCTCCGCGGCGGGCGGAACGCCGCTGGCCGTCGGCGAGCTGCATGACGGGCAGGCCCGCGCTCTGGGTGTCATCCACCTCAAGGACGTGGTGAAACACGGTATGCGGGAACGCTTCGACGAGATGCGCCGGATGGGCATCCGGACGATCATGATCACCGGCGACAACCCGATGACCGCCAAGGCCATCGCCGATGAGGCCGGTGTCGACGACTTCCTCGCCGAGGCGACGCCCGAGGACAAGATGGCGCTGATCAAGAAGGAGCAGGCCGCCGGACTGCTCGTCGCGATGACCGGTGACGGCACCAATGACGCACCGGCGCTGGCCCAGGCGGACGTCGGGGTGGCCATGAACACCGGGACCTCGGCGGCCAAAGAGGCCGGCAACATGGTCGATCTGGACTCCGACCCGACCAAGCTCATCGAGATCGTCGAGATCGGTAAGCAGCTGCTGATCACCCGGGGCGCCCTGACCACCTTCAGCATCGCCAACGACATCGCGAAGTACTTCGCGATCATCCCGGCGCTGTTCGTCGCGCTGTTCCCCGGACTGGACCTGCTGAACGTCATGCGGTTGCACAGCCCGCAGTCGGCCATCCTGTCCGCGGTGATCTTCAATGCACTGGTCATCGTCGCGCTGATCCCGCTGGCGCTCAAGGGTGTGCGCTACACGCCCAGCAGTGCGTCGAAGT
This region of Mycolicibacterium diernhoferi genomic DNA includes:
- a CDS encoding flavodoxin family protein; the protein is MTADESSPVRAIALVCSLKPSPAPSSSELMAEHVFQSLRKEGAVCEAVRCVDFHIAPGVEADMGDSDQWPQIRQKVLDADILLLSTPIWLGHPSSVTQRVLERLDAELSNTDDQGRPVMAGKVALVSVVGNEDGAHKVVADVFQGLNDVGYSIPAQGCTYWTGPAMGSEDYKDLDGVPEQVAATTAAAARNAVHLARVLKQSTYPAYE
- a CDS encoding hemerythrin domain-containing protein yields the protein MSAPDIRSTGDVVDYLKAQHATIRELFTEVLDAAGAETRDQAFTRLRTMLAVHETAEEMVVHPRVRRKIDGGAQIVDERLAEEHDAKVLLRDIEQLPRDSAEFSKAVIHLQAAVLKHAEAEEELEFTALEAELDDDELNKLADAVAVAERIAPTHPHPGVESAAANFAAGPFASVLDRARDALSGVLASRTS
- a CDS encoding potassium-transporting ATPase subunit F gives rise to the protein MNLANTVGLVLASLIALFLFAALLFPERF
- a CDS encoding potassium-transporting ATPase translates to MTTAISTVIYLALTVAVFALLGLVQRLVERL
- the kdpB gene encoding potassium-transporting ATPase subunit KdpB, which codes for MPTATTIDAATTTQPHNPQRSVRGGLLDPRMLCKSLPGALRKLDPRTLWRNPVMFIVEIGAVLATWCAVLDSSWFAWLIVGWLWLTVIFANLAEAVAEGRGKAQAASLRKAKTDTMARRLTDSGREEQVAAPLLQRGDIVVVEAGQTIPGDGDVIEGIASVDESAITGESAPVVRESGGDRSAVTGGTTVLSDRIVVKITQKPGESFIDRMIGLVEGANRQKTPNEVALNILLASLSIIFVFAVATLQPLAIFSKANNPGVPDSLSLNGDGVTGIVLVALLVCLIPTTIGALLSAIGIAGMDRLVQRNVLAMSGRAVEAAGDVNTLLLDKTGTITLGNRQAAAFTPLTGVTTEQLADAAQLSSLADETPEGRSIVVFAKQEFGLRARTPGELENATWVEFSATTRMSGVDVGDRRLRKGAAGSVAAWIRSEGGTVPPELDDLVESISAAGGTPLAVGELHDGQARALGVIHLKDVVKHGMRERFDEMRRMGIRTIMITGDNPMTAKAIADEAGVDDFLAEATPEDKMALIKKEQAAGLLVAMTGDGTNDAPALAQADVGVAMNTGTSAAKEAGNMVDLDSDPTKLIEIVEIGKQLLITRGALTTFSIANDIAKYFAIIPALFVALFPGLDLLNVMRLHSPQSAILSAVIFNALVIVALIPLALKGVRYTPSSASKLLSRNLCVYGLGGIIAPFIGIKLIDLLIQLFPGM
- the kdpA gene encoding potassium-transporting ATPase subunit KdpA codes for the protein MTTTTAGLLFLAALVVVLAATHAPLGDYMYRVYNGEKNTRIERGIYKLIGADPKAEQTWGAYTRSVLAFSAVSIVFLFVLQLVQGKLPLHLNDPGTQMTPALAWNTAVSFVTNTNWQAYSGESTQGHLVQMAGLAVQNFVSAAVGMAVAIAFVRGLVRRSTGDLGNFWSDLVRGSLRILLPISVIGAIILIAGGVIQNFALHDEVVNTIAGGQQTIPGGPVASQEVIKELGTNGGGFYNVNSAHPFENPNSWTNFLQILLICLIPFAMPRTFGRMVGGKHGRRQGLAIVAVMGTIATLSVGLLMQFQLQAHGTVPSAVGSAMEGVEQRFGVADSAVFAATTTLTSTGAVDSFHDSYTSLGGLITMFNMQLGEVAPGGVGSGLYGMLILAIITVFVAGLMVGRTPEYLGKKITPREIKFAATYFLITPLLVLTGTALAMAMPGQRASMLNSGPHGLSEVLYAFTSASNNNGSAFAGISVNTEWYNTALGLAMVFGRFLPIIFVLALAGSLAAQGKTPESAGTLPTHRPQFVGMVVGVTLILVALTFLPMLALGPLAEGIH